CATGTGAGTGGGCCATTAGCCATGAGATTTaactgttcatttaaaaatggtCCAAGGGTGGAGCTTAAGTCAAAtctgatcatgtgacatcaccactAGGAGTTCACTAACCAGTTACCGTAGCCCTGCGCTAATGTTATCTACCGTTAATGTGCTGTGTAGCTGTTCTGcgtcctgattggctgctccaGCGCAAGTCGAGCTCCACCACTGTTGACCCTGGGACGCCCTGATCGTGATCTGGGACTGTTGGGTTTCATCCTTCTGATCTGTTTACTTGATTTTTACGATGTACATCCACATGCTCCATCTGTTTAGCTGtacaatttgtttttaaagagtggtttcatttgtttagaggtttttttttttttaattgtttgagTGGATTTTGCCgtgtctttgtttttattttcaatttcagCATTGTTTTACATGTTCCTTTGATGCACCTTcagttattttagtttttagtcTTAATAAATTGGAAAGAATTATTTTCTATGACTCCAACACTCGTCTTTCAGTTTTTGGGATTTcgtatttacattatatttttactggctgtaaaaataaagtggtgtttttttaattaattaatgaacaaaagaaGTCATATTTCTACAAAACTTTCAGCTGCGTACTGTAGAcatgttttttcatttcttatgtTGATAACAGAGACACCATTTTATACAAATTAggaataagttagttcctgtttagaCATCTCatttgtgttatagcagctatcaaCGTCCTGTCTCCTATCTCCCTGTTGCagttaataagaaataaaaacgcagcttgtcatgttacagaaactgcaaagtgtaaaaactctgctgtcctgaagactctgggaaaaaaatgttacaaagcactgacactggagactccttcaatcaCTTTTTAGCACAGTAATCACTATTAGCACATTATCAGCCTTCCCTGAATCATGAATTTAAATATGGACTaaaattagtaattaatttatgttactctatttttgtttaatttactcGTTTTTGCGCTTTGCTTCACAtggaaatatttaatgtaagtttaaaaaaaaaaaactaatcgaAAGCGGCTACAGTTTATCAATTCTACTTCCGGTGCACGCCTTGTCTCCGTCAATTCCAGTTCCGGGTCGCGTTGTTTGCAAAATGGCGGCAACACCGGCTTCAAACCCCTCACAGCTGCTACCCCTTGGTAAGAGCGCGGTTATAaactttgttattattttatctgaCTCGTTAGCTCTGTGTAATGgtgttaatatatattttatcctCACGTAGCTATGTTTTATACTCACCGTGTTTTGTGCCAACAAAGGACAAGTGAGTGGTTGCGTCCCAAATCGCATAGTAGCGCACTACACCGGATGTCCAAATAGTGCGGAAACACAAGTAACACTACGCACTACGTAGTGCTCTAGTGTGCTGTTTGGGACGTAACCATGGAAACGCATGTTTAGCTATCTGTAATAATCTTGTTTATGTAGCTAACTAGTGTTTATTCACACCTTGATAATGAAACTCAAATTCTGACTTTAAATGTGTCTTATTGTGTGGATTTGGCTTCTTTAAACCActttcagactgttttttttttactgatttactttttaagaagaaataaatagaaGATTTTATTTCAGGTAGCTGAGGTGAAATAtctggatattaaaaaaattaaaatcagtttttctggttttgtcactcttgttttcttttaatcaccttttttctagaaaaaataaattgtaataaataaataattgaccTATTCAATATTTTTTAGATTATCTTACATAAGTACTTAAATATCAGTACTTAAAAGTTATtgtgaaaatttatttttttgctgcaaagatacaaaatatataaaattttataaaactatataGAATAAAGCAACTTGAATGAAATATACAAGTGGAAACAAATTCAGAATCGCCACATTTAGCTGTAAGTAGCTGTATGGATGAGACggtggaatctgattggttaaattGATTTTCAcgttcaaccaatcagattccaccGAGCATTCCTAGCATAACGTAAAGTAGCTAGTTGTTAGTTCGGATTGTTCGTTCTGCTGTtcactgtgttttgtttttgtttgtttgttttgtttgtttgttttacagagCTGGTGGATAAATGTATCGGCTCCCGAATTCACATCGTCATGAAAAACGATAAAGAGATCGTTGGAACCTTGCTGGGGTTCGATGATTTTGTCAGTATCCTTTCAGACTTTCTCCTGAATGAGAATGAGTTTGCTAATTGTTCTTTTGCATGCTAGTTTGTTTGATTTGTCCTTGACCAGTGTGTAATCAGACATGGTGCTCGAGGACGTCACCGAGTTGTACGTATAATTTACagatttctaaaaaaatttcatttttattgtccAAACAGTTTTGTCTCACGTTGTTAGCGTGTTTGTCGTTGCCCAGTGAGATCACACCTGAGGGACGACGGATAACAAAACTGGATCAGATTCTCCTCAACGGGAACAACATCACCATGGTGGGTTCTACGGGCTGCGTCCCAAAAAACCACTGATAGGGCTGACATTCCAGTCTGTGCTGATTAGACGCTGGAGGTTGGGGCAGAGCCCTAAAATGGCTGACGTTCTAGTGAGAACGTTAATTAAGGAAGAACCCCAGATTTGAGACACACCCCTAAAACGGCTGATGTTCCACTAAGAGCATTAATTAAGAAAGAACACTAGCGTTTGAGACAGAGCCCTAAAGTGACCCTAACATTGTCTGCGGTTTTGATAAGATCACTAATTAGGGCAGAATgctagcatttgggacagagcTCTATAGGGGCCAATGTTCAAGTAAGAACACTAGTTAGGGAAAAATGCTAGAAGTTGGGAAAAAGCCCTAAAATGGCCGACATTTTAGTAAGAACACTAATCAGGGAAGAGCACTAGTGTTTGGGAAAGAACCTTAAATGGCAGACATTTTAGTAAGAACACTAAAAGCTAGTTTTTGGGAAAGAGCCCTAAAATGGCTGCTGTACTAGTAAGAACATTTATTGGAGAAAAACACTAGTGTTTGAGACAAAGCCCTAAAATATCTGCGGTTCTGATAAGATCACTAATGACAGGAGAATGCTAGCATTTAGGACAGAGCTCTATAAGGGCCAATGTTCAAGTAAGAACACTAGTTAGGGAAAAATGCcctaaaatggctgacattttaGTAAGAACACTAAAAGCTAGTGTTTGTGACAGAGCCCTAAAATGGCTGCTGTACTAGTCAGAACACTGATCAGGGAAGAGTGTTTGGGTCAGAGCTGATGGTTACCACTGAGAACAGTAATTAATTGTGAGTAATTAAAGTGTATAATATGTGATGGAGTGGTGCTGATGATAAAACGGTGTGTTTACAGTTAATCCCGGGAGGAGAAGGACCAGAAGTGTGAGCCGATCCACAtcagctttcattttatttttgtcgttttttttttttgttttttttttttcagaaatgtcaTGTGTTTTgagtgatgcatttttttttttatatgtataaaacATGTCCTCTGTGAGTTAGTGTGATGTCTGATTGTGTGTCAGAATGAAGAGTTGAGTTACGCCGTGAACACGGGTCTCTTctgttattaataaataaagaataaagactTTTGTGGAGTCGGAACTTTCCTCAAAATTTcagtttgattttttattttttttgtacctgtcGCTTAGTGTAACGGGCACCAACACGATAgttttgcagatgttcttgttttaaattttatagtTCGTCACTTCTGGGAAAATTatgacagatttttaaaaatctcttatTGTActctctagtgtgtgtgtgccccgCCCCCagtgagaaatcctccacagctGGAACAAAAAGGCTCTTATTAAACTCGACTATTTAACTAGTTTGCTAAGCTACTGTCAGGTTTGTTGCACTTCACCatgtcactctgacttcctgtttcaaaaggaaacaCATCGAACATACTGAACCAATCACAGCTCTCCAAGCATTTCATGGGAACTTTCAGAAATCTTTATCTAAAACCtgtgaaaaccttttttttttttttaataattaaataataaaattgtgtaGATGTTTCACAAAAAAGGGAACTTATACAGAAAAGGTTGTAAAAGCAGAGCaagaaataaagattttattaaaattgaaatCTGTGTAATGGAAGACATTTGCATACTGAAACCTGATTGGCTCGTGTATTTGATGATGTTGTGACGTGTTGAACGCTCATTCAGATTTCAGAAGTCGAATTttgcgagaaaaaaaaaaagaggcggAGTCACAGGCTTAATATCAAACACTACGGTTTATTTGTGATGACGCGAGTGTCATTACAGTGTGTagttgattggtcagaagtatCCGATAGAAACAGCATTCCTAACAGGTGTGAAGTGAGACAGGTGCGCGAGGATGATGCATCCCGCTCTCAGTACATGCAGGGTTTCTCTTCTCCTTTTGGGTTCACCACCTTCTCCAGGTTCTTACTGATGATATCATACAGCTCCGCCTGCACACACCGGCACAGTGTGTTAGATTtctttttgtgaaataaaagttgttatataataaaatacagaccTAAGTGAATGTGTCGTGTAAGAAATGAAACCCTGTCATGCTGAAAAATGGAATACAGACGTAATATCCGCGGATGTCGAGTAAGATGACCCGGATCTCGCAGTACGCTGCTTCATCTTTCTCGTGGACGAGTGAGCGGTAGTCCATCTGTAATCACGCACATTAGCATAATTAGCATGGCTAAGTAATGAAGCACAGTTAACATTACTATATGGAGCTGTTTTTCTCACCACATGCATTTCTTTGGAGGCTTTGGCTACTGCGTCGCCTCGCTCTGAGaaatacctacacacacacacaccatacaccacAGTCACTATAGTGCTATATATTTTgctaaatataattatatccAGTTTAAGTATAATGCTATAACAGGTAAATTAATTTATACTTGTTAATATTGGTCTGAAATCCCTCCAGTTTGGTTTTCACAGCTGCAATTCGCTCCAGGATCTtctcctgaagaaaaaaaaacaaacatggatcactaaaaaattaataatgtacAATAATGTACTAgtcatactgtacatacatcaCGTAACAGTGAACGTCCCATAAATACACCTTCTTGGAACACTGGCAGGAAAATATATCCATTGATCCTGTAAATCTTCTTCTATTTGCTGACTAACGAGACTTTTCACCAGCGCaatgtcctccatgtttgtttttcttgctcaCCCCCAAATTtacaatctgattggtcgaggcTTGACGTCATtcattacttttttcccccaacagcTCCAAAGTGACCAAAAGATAGccggagatttttttttaatgcagcctCTTCCTGTATGATTACCCGTAAAATCTGCACAACTTTGGAACCTTATGGaataaatgtcatgttttaacAACAACTCAACTGGAATCAATTGGAATACCAACTggttctctggaaactttgtgtccTGCACTCAATTTTTAATACCGTATCCAGTATCTTTACTGTCCACTGCCGTTATTACAAGCACATCATTCAGAAAGAAGAGATCATGTGTTCTAAAAAGAAAGTTTGCCACAAAGGTTCACAAGGCGGGTGGCTGAGACTACAGATGTGCATCAGGACCGGAATCCCATGGGAGtgttcactcattcatccttagtaactgcctggtcagggtcgtggtgctTTAAATTTGGctacttgtttgtttttatttggggAAATAGAACCAGCTAAATTGGCAGGCAcgtagaaacaaaaataatatctgcatgagtgggatttaaaaaaacattccccTGCACACCTCCAGTTGAGACTGgcgtgatgtagctgaggttgaggaactgtcagagccgcaattcacacaccatgctgacccTGTTGATATTTTCTGCATCTGGGGTTTTATCCCAAGTGTTATCCAGTGAAAGAAAACCCCTTccggtttaggccacacccacttcagtgtacacacatactgtatatatatttaagaaaaaaaaaaaagactagtggggaaaaagaaagggaaatgtGTTGGGAGAAAACATACACGTGTCAAGACGTCttacagcagctttacacaacGGATAAAATCCAGGATCACGTCAAATCGTCAACAGTTCAATCCAGTTACAACTCTGTAATCCACGTACGAAGAACAGGGCCCATGCCCTCTGTCGTCATTAGTTACTCTTTGGTTTTAACGACCTGAACAGACCTGAATTGCGACTCCAAAGTCGTTTCCGTCCTCAATCTTAGGAATCAGCAGTGAAATCCAGCAGGAAACCTGCACAATAAAGATACATGAATGACATCCTTAATTAGCACTACGTATGTGGTTATAGTAAAACTTCCTGTTTGCTGCTGAATTCTTACAGACTGATTGACAGTGATTagatcccacacacacactgcaacagtGCATTACTATCAAACCAATTAAAAAGCAATATTCCTATCAGAATGTTTCAGCCCTATCTGATTGGATATCCGGTTGATTTCTGAGCTTCGCTGATGACTCACAGTGATGCACGTCTCTTTAAGACCCGTGATTTCAGGCTTCACCACGTCCAGCAGCTTCATGATCTTCTCATTTCCTTTGATGAAGCCACACACAGGAcctttaaagggaaaaaaaaaaccatgcaactatttagatttaataacatttaaacccTGGAGAACGTTATCCAGAGCTACAGATATGTGGGATTTCTTacgtttcttcttcttctcgtcTTCTTCATTCTTATCTGTCTCCATTTCCTGTTTGgggaaaataaaatgagaaattaaGTGACATAAAACAAATTAAGTGCATGAGCTACACACATACTAGCGAGGCTAACCTCCTCTTCTGGGCTTGGAGGATCAGGAATGGGAATGTCAAGAGGTgcatggagggaagagagatcCGAGACACACAGTTCTTCCtcctgaaacaaaaaaaaacaacatgagtGCTGGACGCTGGAACAATATATAAtcctactactaatactgctgctgctacaacACCAGTATGAACTTACCCTATTGTATAATTGATTTTTTCAATGTTTCCTGTCCCATCAGATTGCACAACATCATCATTCTATCATATTATTACTctatataccacagtgctgtcgaattctggattctgattggtcagaaggtgttgattaactttctagAACAGttgctctgacagtagcgcagatttatattaatgcactcgttctactacgttatcgtttctatagtaaccgctcgttcacagggacttgtacggcgggCGCTCCACgttaaaaaaacgtgtgtaatcgttgatatggtgaagttgtCTGTactgagaaatgtgtttatttaacatttatggaaggagtctccagtgtcagtgctttgtaacagtcagcggtaatgctgtaactttaaggaCGACTGGTTTGTAGCTGCTAAaacataagcgagaacaggaactaacgtgtttccttggacgttccacaacatgatatgtatctataaatggataaaaagtgtgatgttatttaataattagaaaattgtaatcattgtaaTCATAAATTGCtgcagtgtaagaggaataaaacacatcgggatgtgccgttataggaaaataatcaacttgtgGTGgcaactctgcttcatcacaccacaggTCActtagtattttttatttttattttatagtattcatttattcattacatatataatatacatgtTCTCTaatcatatttttgtaaattttctaTTAAAGCAGTATTTACCTGAATTAGATTGTCCAGCTGCGAAATCTTCTTGGGAATATGATTAGAGAAAAGATCTTCTGcctgaatgtaaataaatatttaaatataaatatataactacaGAGACACatacaataaatgaatataattcAATTTCCGCCGCATGGAAAAGGACATCcgcataaatataaatataaatataaatataaatataaatataggtatatatgtatatgcgaTTTCATGTCAGTTTTCTGAAGATGTTCTACCTTCTGATACAGTGAATGGCGGTAGTTCTGAACctgcagagaaaataaaacacgaTAATTAACCAACGTAATCCAACACAATTACTCcttttaattaaagtgttatGCGATttgtaatctgtgtgtgtgtgtgtggtggctcCAAGAGAAAGTAAAACTAAACATTGCAAAACTGCTAGTCATTGTAGGAAAAAAAGTGTAAAGTTTAGGTTTAAGACTGAGTTTTAGTGAAATGTGTAGTTCAGGTTTAAGATTAAGCCTAACATTCATTtagatttagttttaatttagcCCTGCGTTTAAGGGAGATCATTCCTGATGTAATCTAGATTTAAGCTTAAAACCAagtttaattcagttttcatttctgGTTTAAGTTCAATCTGGGTCTAATTTAGATTGAAGAATAAACCCAGGTTTAATTTCAGGGACGTTTGTAGTGTAGCTCTGAGTAACTTCATTTTAGTTTGAAAGCTGTAGTTTAGATTTTTGGGTTAAAGCTGTATTTTGGGTTTGGGGTTTTATCTGTAATTGTAAATGTACAATTGTAGTGTAGGTTTACAGTTAAGCCAGAGATTAAGCCTAAGCCTTAGAGCTTAGGTAAAAAGTTAAATCAAGGTTTTGTTTAGTTTCAGTTAGATGAAAGCTGTAAGTTCACTTacatttagattagatttagctTATTTTAGGTTTTAGTCTAGGTTTGGGGTTAAACCAAAGTTTAGTTTACATTCATTTAAGTGAAAGCTCTAAGGTTAAGCTCTAAGGTTAATACAGGTTTCAAGTTTAAACCcaagtttagtttagtttagtgttAGTGTGAATTAGGATGTAATGAATTAGTAGGATAAATCCAGGTTTAATTTAGTTTCAGTAAATGCTGGaggtttagttttattttatttatttattattaaagcacTGTATAAAATCCCACATGggcaagtacacacacacacacacacacacacacacacacacttactattCTTATGAGACTGTGTTTTGATAATCAAATAAAACCACACCTAatgtacagtttttattttactattaaagttctctctctctctctctctctctctctctctcacacacacacacacacacactatctttGTGACCAGCacaatgtccccacaaggtcaaacctGTCACTTATTCCTTTCCTCATGGGGACATGTTTCTCTGGTCCCCACGAAGAtctgaagccccgcccacagaTTCCTGCTGATGTGTGCTGGCGCTAATTAAAGCCTGTAAGACGCAGGGaaatgggagtgtgtgtgagtgtgtgtgagtgtgtgtatctcaccttGAGCTCGTTGTCACGGCTGATCTTAAACTTGGACATTTTGGAGGGGTTTCGCGCTGTAAAAGTCTGATTAGTTGTGAGATGAGCGCAGTGAGGTGAGCTGCGGGACTTTTCCGACCGTTTCCTCTTGCACTTTCACTTTCCTTTAGCTCCGCCCACCTGCGTCTTAAGGTGGACTGGGAACACAAGGTATGCATTTATATCCATAAAACGATACGTAATATGTCATTATTCATCATATTCTTTCACAGCATCGTTAGTGTTATAATGTCAGAATCAGACAAATTAATTTAGTGCTGAGATTAGATGTGTAAAATTGTAAAGTATTTGTTATTAATCCAAACCAccttaaatgcaaaaaaaaaaaaaaaaaaaaaaaaaaaagaaaaaaggaaaaaaaagcaccttAAAACCCTGTAGCTGCACTGAggttattgtttatttcagaTACAatctatttctgtctgtcttagtgtgtatgtgttaatgtgtttagtACATATTGATaccatataaaataaataagcatataattacaaaaaaaaaaaaagatatgataCATGGaacagattttaattttaattaaccCTGTTACCTTCTCACATTCACCCCtataaaatatttggaatattccacatgCCCAACAAATTTCCTAAAGattataagaagaagaaaaacaagttctctcatgtttttttttaaaaaatattttaatattgtgatattgtgatattgactgatgaggtcagTTCGAAAGTATAACTGTTTTACTTACATTATACACCAATGAACCATCAGGTGTCCATGTGCCACCAGAACAGCCTCAACCCTAATCCAGACGTTGACATGCGCCATTGTTATGAGATAATCACAGTTATTTGCTTCTTCTGTAAAAAGTCATAATGTTTTGGCTCGAATGAAagtacatttttcattcattaatcttcagtaagcgGTTTATTGCgttcagggtcactgtggatccggagtctgTCCTGAGAACCCTGGGGACAGGGTGTAAGAAttcaacacacattcacacactcacccttaCAGCAAGTTAGTCTACCCAATCCACCTACTTACATGTTTTTGgatgggggaggaaaccggaattcccagaggaaacccacatggacacagggagaccagtaacctgagctcagaactGAACCAGGAACGCTGGTGCTAGCTGTGAGGCTGTAGCACTACTCACTGTGCCACCATGTTGCCGTAAGtaaatgatttgtttaaaaacatttaagcaAAGCTGAATGTCCTTATTTTTGCCATGCCATTAGCGTGGATGTTAGCTAActgcattttgtgtatttgctattCCTATGCTAAAAatctcaaccctgttactcatttaagagcatttaaatacagcaaagaaacct
The sequence above is a segment of the Pangasianodon hypophthalmus isolate fPanHyp1 chromosome 12, fPanHyp1.pri, whole genome shotgun sequence genome. Coding sequences within it:
- the lsm5 gene encoding U6 snRNA-associated Sm-like protein LSm5, yielding MAATPASNPSQLLPLELVDKCIGSRIHIVMKNDKEIVGTLLGFDDFVNMVLEDVTEFEITPEGRRITKLDQILLNGNNITMLIPGGEGPEV
- the psme2 gene encoding proteasome activator complex subunit 2, with the protein product MSKFKISRDNELKVQNYRHSLYQKAEDLFSNHIPKKISQLDNLIQEEELCVSDLSSLHAPLDIPIPDPPSPEEEEMETDKNEEDEKKKKRPVCGFIKGNEKIMKLLDVVKPEITGLKETCITVSCWISLLIPKIEDGNDFGVAIQEKILERIAAVKTKLEGFQTNINKYFSERGDAVAKASKEMHVMDYRSLVHEKDEAAYCEIRVILLDIRGYYAELYDIISKNLEKVVNPKGEEKPCMY